The DNA region TCCGCGTGGTCCGGGAGTCGGGCCTGCCCCACGAGACCACGTCGATGTTCACCACCATCGAGGGCGAGTGGGACGAGGTCATGCCCGTCATCCGCGCCGCCACCGACGCCGTCCTGGCCGTGTCGCCGCGGGTGAGCCTGGTGCTCAAGGCGGACCTGCGGCCCGGCCGTTCGGGGGAGCTGCGCGGGAAGGTGGAGCGGGTGGAGCGGCACCTCGCCGGTGGAGAGGTCGACGACGACGAGGGCCGCTCGTGACGGCTCCCCGCCCGTCGGATCGGACCCCGGACCGGGCCGGCGCGACGATCGAGCCGGTGACGCGGTCGCGGGGTAGGACGACGGTGGCGTACGTGGTCGCCACCGGACTCGGCGGGTTCGGAGCGCTCGTGATCGCGGTCGAGCAGATGCTCTCCGGCCGGGCCGGGATGCTGGACGTGCTGCTGTGGGCCGCGCTGGCCGTGCTGCTCATCGGTGCCGCGGCGCACAGCTGGTGGCTCGGTGGCAGGAACGAGGAGCGTTCACGCCGAATCGCCGCGTCCGTCCGCCCCGATCAGATCACCGCTGCCGTGCGCGGATCGTCGGGCGAGATCGACGCGGTGCGGCGGCTGCGGGTCGCCCACCCGGGTCTCGGCCTGCGGGACGCGTTCGAGCTCTACCAGCGTCACACCCGCGACCCGCGCTGACCGCGCCGCCGACTCCCGACCTCAGCAGCCTCCCGCGCCGCCGAGCGCGCCGGCGACGATCCCGTGGGTGCGCCGGTCGACCGCGATCCCGCCGTGGGAGGTGGGCCCGCCCCCGCACGCGTCCTCGGGGACGACCCACCGCACGCCCGGCCCGGGCACGAAGCTGCGCTCGGGCGGGAGCAGGTGGTCGCCGCGGGTGGCGATGAGCGTGTACCCGACGCCGGGCAGGAACGGGGTGCGGTCCAACCCGTACCAGGCGGTGATCATCGGGCTGCCCGGCGACAGTTCGGCGATCCCGCGGAGGTTGGCGGCCCACAGGCCCAGGCCCGCCACCTCGCGCGGCAGCTGGTGGGGGAGGAGGCCGCTGTTGTCGGCGCCCCAGTAGCCGCCCACGGAGACGACGCGGTTCACGGCGCCCGGCCGCAGCACCTTGGTGGTGTAGCCGGCGATCGCCGCGCCCTGCGAGTAGCCCACGAGGTCGACCTGCTGCGCTCCGGTCACGGCACGGACGTGGTCGATCACCCCGGCGAGTTGCGGTCCCGACGCGCCGACGATCGAGTCGAGTCCGCCTCGCGCCGGGTTGCCGGCGTAGGCGCCGAGAGTCGGGGCGATCACGCAGAACCCCTGTCGGCGCAGCGGTTCACCGAGGCGGGGCACGGTGTTGGCACCGTTGTCGAAGGTCCCGTGGACGAGGATCACCGGCCGCGGATGCGCCGGGGTGGGTCGGCAGGTGACGGGCGCGTCCACTCCGGCCGGCGGGCCGGGGTTGCCGAGCGGACCGTTGATCCCGTTCAGGGCCTCGGTGACGTACGGCCCCAGTTCGCCCGCGGGGTCCAGGTCGCGCAGGTAGTCGCCGAGCGGTCCGAGCTGTGCCTGCGCCCCGGCCGAGGGGACGAACTGGTCCGCCACCCGGGCCGGCACGGCGCCCACCGAGGCCGCGACGGGGATCGCCAGCGTCAGAGCGGCGAGCGCACCGGCCAGCCGGGAGCGGCCGGATCGGCGCGCCGGGCGACGGCCGGACGGGCGTGGGCGTGTGCCGGAACCGAGCATTTCAGACCCCCCGGGGCGTGACGGTGAGACAAGTATGCGTCCCGCGCGGGCGATGGGGAACCGCTGCGCCTCACGAAATCGGAGCCCCGCGCGACTACCCGGTGACCATCGCGCGCCCCGTCTCCGGGGCGCCCGCACCCGGCAGCAGCCACGAGGGCAGGATCGACACACATGAGGGCAGCGTTCGACGCCGCGGTGGACCGTCACGGTCCCACCGTGCTGCGGGTGTGCCGCGCCGTCCTCGGCCCGGGCCCCGACGCCGATGACGCCTGGTCCGAGACCTTTCTCTCCGCACTCCGCGCCTGGCCCGAGCTGCCCGACGACACCGACGTCGAGGCGTGGCTGGTCCGGGTCGCGCACCGCCGCGCGGTGGACGTGGTGCGGCGCTCGGTGCGCGAGGCCGCCCCGAGCGGGGCCGCCGACGACGTCGCCGTTCTCGACGCCCGTGCACCGCGTCCGGCGGGGGCCCGGGGAGCGGCCGGGGTCGACGACGACGAGGTGGGCGACCCGCGGATCTGGGATGCGGTCGCCGCCCTGCCCTCCCGGCAGCGGGTGTGTGTGGCCTACCGGTATCTGGGCGGGCTCCGCTATGCCGAGATCGCCGAGCTCACCGGCGGCACCGAGGCGGCGGCCCGGCGCGCGGCCGCGGACGGGATCGCC from Dietzia sp. B32 includes:
- a CDS encoding MTH1187 family thiamine-binding protein encodes the protein MLFAFSVAPTSTADDSASMSRAVADAVRVVRESGLPHETTSMFTTIEGEWDEVMPVIRAATDAVLAVSPRVSLVLKADLRPGRSGELRGKVERVERHLAGGEVDDDEGRS
- a CDS encoding triacylglycerol lipase codes for the protein MLGSGTRPRPSGRRPARRSGRSRLAGALAALTLAIPVAASVGAVPARVADQFVPSAGAQAQLGPLGDYLRDLDPAGELGPYVTEALNGINGPLGNPGPPAGVDAPVTCRPTPAHPRPVILVHGTFDNGANTVPRLGEPLRRQGFCVIAPTLGAYAGNPARGGLDSIVGASGPQLAGVIDHVRAVTGAQQVDLVGYSQGAAIAGYTTKVLRPGAVNRVVSVGGYWGADNSGLLPHQLPREVAGLGLWAANLRGIAELSPGSPMITAWYGLDRTPFLPGVGYTLIATRGDHLLPPERSFVPGPGVRWVVPEDACGGGPTSHGGIAVDRRTHGIVAGALGGAGGC
- a CDS encoding RNA polymerase sigma factor, which encodes MRAAFDAAVDRHGPTVLRVCRAVLGPGPDADDAWSETFLSALRAWPELPDDTDVEAWLVRVAHRRAVDVVRRSVREAAPSGAADDVAVLDARAPRPAGARGAAGVDDDEVGDPRIWDAVAALPSRQRVCVAYRYLGGLRYAEIAELTGGTEAAARRAAADGIARLRATLAPGTTRTVDSVAEDLP